The following proteins come from a genomic window of Phycodurus eques isolate BA_2022a chromosome 9, UOR_Pequ_1.1, whole genome shotgun sequence:
- the tdo2a gene encoding tryptophan 2,3-dioxygenase A yields MSGCPYFDRRHLLFQNQPLEQKEEQDASQAGVNKASKRGIIYGDYLKLDKILTAQVLQSELKGNKIHDEHLFIVTHQAYELWFKQILFELDSVREIFISRHVRDERYMLKVNTRIHRIVIILRLLVEQFAILETMTALDFFAFREYLSPASGFQSLQFRLLENKIGVPDNMRVPYNRQHYRDIFKGQDRELLLATEQEPTLLKLVEEWLERTPGLETEGFNFWESLEINILTGLNTEEQNIEQMSDCEDKEEMMAELLKQKEVFTSLFDDKRHEHLLSKGERRLSYKALQGALMIYFYREEPRFQVPFQLLTLLMDIDTLMTKWRYNHVCMVHRMIGIKAGTGGSSGYHYLRSTVSDRYKVFVDLFNLATFLVPRHWVPKLNPNVHTFLYTAECCDSSYCSSEDSD; encoded by the exons ATGAGTGGATGTCCCTATTTTGACAGGAGgcattt GTTGTTTCAAAACCAGCCTCTGGAGCAGAAAGAAGAGCAAGATGCGTCTCAGGCAGGCGTCAACAAGGCCAGTAAAAGAGGTATCATCTACGGCGACTACCTCAAG CTGGATAAAATCTTGACGGCCCAGGTGCTGCAGAGCGAGCTGAAGGGCAACAAGATTCACGACGAGCACCTCTTCATCGTCACGCATCAAG CTTATGAGCTGTGGTTCAAACAGATTCTGTTCGAGTTGGATTCAGTCCGCGAGATCTTCATTAGTCGACAC GTGCGAGATGAACGCTACATGCTCAAAGTCAACACTCGCATCCACAGGATCGTGATCATCTTAAGGCTGCTGGTGGAGCAGTTCGCCATCCTGGAGACCATGACAGCCTTGGACTTCTTTGCTTTCAG GGAATATCTGTCTCCGGCTTCTGGCTTCCAAAGCCTTCAGTTCCGGCTCTTGGAGAACAAAATCGGGGTTCCCGACAACATGAGGGTGCCCTACAATAGGCAGCACTACCGCGACATCTTCAAGGGTCAGGACCGCGAGTTGCTGCTCGCCACCGAACAGGAGCCCACGCTCTTGAAATTGGTCGAG gagtggctggagagaacTCCTGGCCTGGAAACAGAAGGCTTCAACTTCTGGGAAAGTCTGGAGATCAACATCTTGACTGGCCTCAACACGGAGGAGCAGAACATTGAG CAAATGTCGGACTGTGAGGACAAAGAGGAGATGATGGCCGAGTTGCTGAAGCAGAAGGAGGTCTTCACGTCCTTGTTTGACGACAAGCGGCACGAGCATCTGCTCAGCAAAG GTGAGAGGCGGCTGTCATACAAAGCGCTGCAAGGCGCTCTCATGATCTACTTCTACAG GGAGGAGCCCAGGTTCCAGGTTCCATTCCAGCTGCTCACCTTGCTCATGGACATCGACACGCTCATGACAAAATGGAGAT ACAATCACGTATGCATGGTGCACCGGATGATCGGCATCAAGGCGGGCACGGGGGGCTCGTCCGGATACCACTACCTGAGATCCACTGTCag TGACCGCTACAAGGTCTTTGTGGACTTGTTTAACC